The DNA region AAAGTTTTCTATAGTTTGTTAAttgatggtgttttctacacaataaatgttataaaacactttttgcCTTGTCAACAATTTaccaactttgaaatttttatataatgataGTTTGTTAAAGCATCTTAATCTTTCTGCTGGAACGATAAGCCAACACTAACGTAGcggcttgcaacaagaacaaacagtaataaacaagtaaaaagaagCCAAATCGGGACTACCAAAAATGCGAGTTCTTTCTAAATGTTACATTCCTGTCTCCTCTTTTATCAATGcatctataaataactaaaacaaatttttatttcaaactcatCAAAATTACctaatatcttataaaatacagtagatttgagctcagaaattacataatttatttccattctcaaaaggaaaattatatgtttgaaaatatcgcctctaGAGCTGTAGTAAGCAGATGTATACTATCTAACCGGAAGTAGAGCAGGTcagagctcgagattgttattatttacatttatatcaaaaatacaaTCCATAAAAATAACTCCCGCCACTACGAAATTTAAAGCAGTCtactgctatggaaacaagaaatagcGCATTTCAAAGATCGGAGCTGTTCTCGACCTGTTTTAAATTATGACCAAACATCCttaattgaaatagttaaatctcgtaaccatagtcaccTCCGCTACTTCAGACGAAAGGCTTGGGGAGTATTtatatagacaaactatatatttcttccagttttaggaagcttgttattgtttacattaatgTGTCCATGGTTCAGGCTTAACAACAGAATGTGGCACCAAAAAAACTACAAACGGTTTGTGGTTAGgagttgtagttgtagttcactTACGTCAaactagagctgcacgatgggctatttATTGGCAGTGGTGTGGGAAACATtcatgaggatgatccgaagacatgccatcacaaatAATTATTGACATTCCTTTTAGgctgcagaggagatggcaccccCAATTaggtagcctgacgacctgcacgatttcgagcactttacagtaaaacggtttaacgagaaccaataccgcacaccctcggtccctacgcagactgatccaagtggtcactcactcgcacactgactgcagtcagtgatgcttgacttcggggATCAggctgggaaccatgtcttagcGATCAGTCCACAGCGGGACGTTTGTGGTTTGGAAGAAAGGATTGCGTTTTCTAGCGCTGCAGACTCTTTATCACCAAAATATCTGGGTTAGTGTATCCTGTGTATTTTGGGGCTATTTGGTTCAACGTGTTTTCACTGTGTATAATGTGCTCTCAGTTCAAAATGATAATTTGCTGGATAAACTTTAGTCTCCCTACTCTAACTAAATGCTAACACTCGCTGTGCACTGCTGGCAGCAAGAGCAAATAGTGATAAACTAGTCAAAAGAAGCTAACTCAGAGGCAAAAATGATCCATGtgacttttttaacaatatgtcTATAACAATATACAGCTAATAAAAAAGCGGTAGCCCTGTATCCCCGTAGGACCCGGACCGGCCTAACTACAAGAGGGAAGTTGCTGAATGGTCTCAATGCTGTGTAGCATGTCAGAAAAGTAAGGTGCAACGACATGTGGTAAGTTCTCCTGGTACTTATCCCTTACCTCGTCAGCGATTCAATCATATTCATATTGATTTGGTGGGACCACTTCCTCCTTCTCGAggttatatttattgtttaacgTGTGTGGATCGATTTTCCCGATGGCCAGAAGTTATACCTCTACGGGACATTAAAGTGGAGACAGtagcttttgaatttttttccaactggaTCGCAAGATTTGGTGTTCCTGAAAGGCTTACAACGGACCAGGGAAGGCAATTTGAGAGTAATTTATTCCGAGAATTTGCTAGCCTTCTTGGTATTAAACTTGTGCATACCACACCTTATCATCCTCAGTCAAACGGGATGGTAGAGAGATTGCACAGGCAATTGAAGAGTGCGATTCGTGCTCATTCAACAGATAGGTGGACTTTAGTTTTACCTTCAATATTACTTGGCATTCGAGCATCAATAAAAGAGCCTTTACAGTGTTCTGTTGCTGAGATGGTGTATGGTACACCTATAACTTTGcctggagaatttttttctaactctagaaatttaattaacaacgaatttcttgcaattttacaaaatagagTTAGGTCTTTGCGACCGTCTCCTGCTTCACAACATTGTAGGAAAAACGTTTTTGTTCGTAAAGAACTTAATAACTGTACTCGAGATCTCTTGTTCCACCTTATAGCGGACCACATCCGGTTCTAGCCAAGTCTTCAAAGCACTTCACCATACAAATTGGACGTCGTAAGCAGACTGTTAGTATCGACAGATTAAAGCCGGCCTTTCAACTCTCTGAAATAAAGATTAACCACGTGAGATTTTCCGTGTGACTGTCTTCCAGACTGCGCTGGGAAGCCTTGTGGCGTCGCAGCGGTAGCGATTACTATTGGTGAAGCGAACTGAAGTAGTGCAGATCTTCAGAGTATAAAGTGACGACATGGATGCGATAATTGCTTTTTCTTCCACGTATTTTCTTCAAACTGCTAGCTGTATCGACGAGAGCACGCTGGACGtgtgaaatgtttgtttaatctaataaatgttttctttagttGTTTATTAGTCTCAAGTCTTATTTCCGGAACACAGAATAGTTCCAGAGCATTCACCAGATGAAACTACAGGCTGCTTGTTCATTTTCTTGCATTGGgagagatttctttttttttttttgatgactTTTATGAAACTTCTGTATGTGATGAAATCCAAATTAAGGAGAAGGATCTCACCGTTCGACTTGAtttcttgttattattaaaaagacttTTCAGGAGCCTATATCTGTTACTATTCAGTGGCAGATTAACctctataaataaattgaatttgcaTGAATAACAAAATCTGTTTATTTcggaatattaattaaatgtctCGAAGAGGTGAACTTTTTAATATTGGCCTAACCAATCCAGTAAACGTGTCCAAAATCTTGTAAACGTGCATATGTTTACTggagatttgaaatttttattcaatactgTAGCTGAGCTaagaattccaaaattttaagagtcatatatttacgctttttttttctagataaattttaattattatttacattaattaatcctttttagttatttacgTTGATTCTGTTTGAaatgttgattaatttttttcatgacaataaagagaaaattgattaataataattaattgattaataattgattaattctATATCTGTATTTAATTCAATACTTGAAGAAATGATGAACTTATTGTTGtgtttataaactaataaatgttacataataattacgtgaaataaaaaatttaaagaaaatgcttcctttttaataaaaattaagaacgaGAAGCATACGTTAAAAATATGTCCTAATCAGTAACTTAGACATAATTGATCTGCAGATGAGATGCGAGTTTCACATGTTAAATCAAATGCTTCATCTCACAAAGGAACACAGCTTTGTTAGAGGGAAGTTTCTTCGCattcaaataagtttaatttcaattaaacaagTTGGAGCCGAgatggctcaggtgatagagcgttcgccttccaatgatgaagtgaaccgggttcgaatcccagcagttgctggtcgatacaaatccGCATCCGGATTGCTCTGagtacagtgctgacgtaaaatatccgcagtggtagacggatcatgggttagagtccctttgccgtcaggttaaacatgggaggttctcgtggtcttcctgcacatgtaatgtaaatgcgggttagtttcatcaagaagttctccactaaggcaaatttctcccaatgcttgatccacgagttctcttgtcttctagattggattcataattacaaggctacagaggttaatattagtagtcgtaaataaaaaaatcttttcctgGAACTTAACTTAAGTACTCCTTGTTGACTTAAGTACTGTTCTGTCAGGTGATTGTATTCTGAGTTACAAACACCTTATGTTTAACCATGTGTAATTGTTCCTTTTTATTAGCTTTGTACCCCTACCGAAGATGCGACATCAATATCTCTTCTGATTGACATTTATATTCATTGTAATGTGTGTTTGTATTTAGTTCATTTCTAAGTAATGctgttttctggatttcatatttaatgttctccctatttgttaaaactctaatttgaaaatttttgaatatgtttgcttATGTGATTGAACTTTTGCGCGCACTTCGAGTTATCGGTGTTTCCCCGGATGCGCCTTCGCGGGGGTGAGGTTAAGCTAgttattagtagtcgtaaatccccccaaaaaattaggtcggctgttcaacaacggttatagaattataaaatcaaacaagTTGAAGAAGAGGGGTGTCCGTTAGTTGAAGAAGACAAATCTAGCATCAGAgttaaatgaagaattttttttttctaattcatcTCAATTGCCCAGTGACAAAGAGATTTGATAAAATTCCTCCTTAAATCACTGCATGCCTTGTTAAACCtatgtatgtaaatatttattagacaAGTGAtggttaaagaaaacaaaaacttttttattactcattgcaaactacatataaatgaaaaaatgtatacagCATGATCAGAGAGACATTTGGTACTTAAGATCACTGTACATTTCAAAGTTGAATTAGATCAACATTTATTTGAAGTcttaataaataagcaaaatttctaTAAACCGAGTTTTCCATAGAAATTATGTAAgtttattacatatttcttgGTATTCAATCCATCTCTgtcatactaaattttttttaaaatcagtctCAGTCTAATTACTCATTGAAATGATCAGCTAGGAGCGCAATTAGACACATTTTTTAACTATGGACAGGGCATTCTTTAAGCgtgtttttgttgaaaaacaaaacaatttcctTGAAGGTTATATACAACGACTTTGTGTATTGTATTGTTATCACACGGAAATTCCAGAAATTTGTTAACAGGGTGCATGTgggcaaatttttcaaataataatagtaattcgATTGTTATACGagtaaattaaaatctgaaGATATAGGTGGTAAGATTTAAATCCAAGCTGGTGCAAACTTGTCATTATAGCtgcagttttaatttaataattttttacagcgaATAATTGTACTATTAAATTCATGTCTATTGAATCCTTTTTATTTGTCGTAATAATGAACgagttatttctttatatagTTATTAGTTTTACATAGCGGaaacgaaataattttgcaaccaattgtgaaatttttgccAAGGATcgtaggaatttaaaaaaaatatgtattttcgtGATCCGCATGCAATTTGTTAAGAACCTATCTACTGAGAATTACTTTgctataaaaattctaaattttggaaaaaagttGGCTccctatatatttaaattttgctaacaAAATTGCTTCACTAAAGAAGAATATGATGtcattaaaagagaaaattagttaaaaaacttaaaatacaacAACACAATCTGTTATTtcctgattaaaattttcataggaAATTTTGTTCTGGAATTTCcgaaaggttttaaaaaagtataaataaggACAAGAAATTCACTTTGCTTCAGTTAAGAATAGTGGAAACATTTAATCCAGTTTCGATGGATAATGTGCTCATAATCCTTTTAATTGCCTTATGAGTTTTACCTTTCAAGTGAGAATTATAGGTCTTTGAACAGGCACATAGAACAGCacataatttgcaataattGGACAACTTCAAGGATTTATCAGCATCGTTCTGGGCTTTCAAACTGGGACCAACAAGGGGATTGACGTGTACTTCCAAATTGGGACCAACAAGGGGATTCTCGTGTGCTTCCAAACTAGGTCCGACAAGGAGATTGTCATGTACTTCTAATCTGGGTCCAACAAGGGGATTGTCGCGTACTTCTAATCTGGGTCCAACAAGGAGATTGTCGCGTGCTTCCAAACTGGATTCAAGAAGGGGATTGTCGTGTGCTTCCAAACTGGGTTCAACAAGGGGATTGTCGCGTGCTTCCAAACTGGGTCCAACAAGGAGATTGTCGTGTACTTCCAAACTGGGTCCAACAAGGGGATTGTCGCGTGCTTCCAAACTGGGTCCAACAAGGGGATTGTCGTGTGCTTCCAAACTAGGTCCAACAAGGAGATTGTCGTGTACTTCCAAACTGGGTCCAACAAGGGGAATGTCGTGTGCTTCCAAACTAGGTCCAACAAGGAGATTGTCGTGTACTTCAAAACTGGGTCCAACAAGGGGATTGTCGTGTGCTTCCAAACTAGGTCCAACAAGGTGACTGTCGTGTGCTTCCAAACTGGATTCAACAAGGGGATTGTCGTGTGCTTCCAAACTGGGATCAACAGGTGGATTGTCATGTGCATCCAAACCGGGACCGaattcatcttttattttagatagtCCACTCAATATCTGTTCAATTCTAATATGAACCTTGCTTTTCAAGTGCATTTTATAACGTTTCGAAGTTGCGTGTTGAATATTGCATACTTCACAGCGATGTGGTGAAGAAGACGACTTTTTGACATTATCAACTAATTTAGAATCAGCGGCAATTTGCTTTTGTTTCGTCTTTCTGCAATGCTTCTTTCCATTCAAATGACTTCCATAACATTTAGAACCAAAACACGAAATTTCACATAGCTCACAATAATATAAACAACAACCAGCCAGATTgaacttaaaatcatttaaatcttCAGAAATATCGATATCTTCAGCATGTCCCAAGGacattgtatttatatattgctCAGCTCTTTTATGAGTTTTCCACATCAAGTGCTTTTCATATTGATTGGAATTAACCGAAATATTACACAACTCACAGTAATATTGcgaattattcaaattttcagcATCTTTTACACTGAAACTTGCgtcaacattttctttttttccttgacCTATTTTCTTCATAAGCAGTAAAATCTTTTGATGTTTCTTATCATTCATATGTCTTTGGTAacctttatcatttttatactgAATATTACAAAACTTACAATAATGCTGAAAAGGAAGTTTTGAACCATTTTTAGGCGTTTGTTCATTGAAACAAACATCTCTCGCATTTTCCACCTCtaattgaaaaaagttgtttattcgTTGCACAATTATTCTATGACAACGTGTTTTAAAGTGCAAGTCATAAAATTTCGAACTGAAGGAATGAAAATTGCATACAATGCAGTAATATAACACAGGAAATGATTCAATATAATCTTCACAAATATCAGCTTGTTCATCAAAACCAATTCCGGTAGCTAAAACCATCGTGGCATGCAACTTACTTTCTGAGTGTCGGATAGCATTAGAAAGATTAGAAAATCCCCTTGAACATGCCACACAAGAAAACAAGTTGTTAATCTTTGAACTACCCACATTTGAATCAGCAAATGCGACATTTGGAGAAGTTTCAGTTGCTATTTGGACTGATTGGGCAGAGTCCGGAATAGTTTCAGTAACAATTGGGACTGATCCTGAAGAAACTGGATCAGTTTCAGTAACAGCTGGGGCTGATTCAGCATCAGACATTATAAAACCTTCAGCAGTAACAGCGACTGATTCAGAGGCTACTGTAACTGCAGGGATACTTTCAGTAGAAAAACCTGTTACGGTATTTTGATGTTTCTTGACGTTTTCCTGATGATTATCAGTCGATTCATGTTCGATCAGGCTTTTTATGCCTTTAAACTTTTCGAAACAAACTTCGCAATTCATTTTTCaagttctgaaataaaataaaaagaaataaataaaaaaattaatagcttttTCACATTTCAGATTgctatagaaaatttttaagcctaaaataagaaagatagcttaatatattttatattgacgTTTCGTATAGATTTAATACATCGTTGCAAATCTTTAAATAGCTTCACTTCAAAACAGCATTTTTCATAATGAAGTCGCAACCGCTCCTTTAATCGAATTTTCTTCAAATCGTAAAAATATACACAGCGTTTACCGTAATCACcacctttaatatatatttgtagaatccttttaaaaataaatacaggcTTGGgttcacaaattaatattcaagcgaggaaaaaaaaacactattgaaAATTAACAAGTCACTACGAAAGAAGGCAGAGTTGCAAGTTGCAAGCATCAAAACCTGCTTGATAGCCGGAGAGAATAGATAAGAGTAGAAAAGACAGTTATTATAAACATGTTAGCTGGTTACTAGAGCCAAATTTCATctggcaatcaaactggttcaAATGTTCTTCATCCTATCTTCCTAACTACTGATTCctcagattaatttatttttacctgcgcagtgcttaatttatttttttgcttaaatatcaaACTGCCTCCTATAATGTATAGatacctatttttttcttcttcaaaattcgtgatcatttttaaaatatggaattgaagtaaaaaaaaatgcatgttaacttaaattaatacgtatatagatacaaaaaaaaaagtaaaaaaaaaaaaaaaaaaaaaNaaaaaaaaaaaaaaaaaaaaaaaaaaaaaaaaaaaaaaaaaaaaaaaaaccacttcGGACCACAACTGGAAAAAGCTGGGCAATTATCAAACCCTGTTTGATTGACGGAGGAAACATAAAGGAATTATgagatgaatattaaaaatatttccaagttttttttccccaatctttttgaagtttttcattTCGATTTCATTACTAGTGATTCGATAGTATATTTGTTTCCCCTTAGATAGATCCCCTTATACCcttatacattaattttctaACTTCAAAGTGCAGCATGCACTTTGAATggattgcaaaattaaatattacaggtAGTGATTACGGAACACCATGGATCTTAGTGGCGTAGCTTTCAACTCacgtttttttatgttatattcattttctttttagatgaattaaatattaaacggGTTTAAGGAACTTGTCGTTCGATATGCTGtcattttgctataaaaaatataaaacaacctGCGTGCTAAGATAACAATATGCATTTCGATAATCCATatcaaaatgaagtaaataaagtatgtaCTTATGACGTTACAAATTGATGtttaagcttgaaaaaaataaaaagattgtcgtaatcaaataaattacaatcaaaaagGCTTAgattaaaagcataataatcagATATATTGCCTGATATAATTCAATCTCTCCCTGTTTCCTCCTGCAATCAAACAGGGtttcttattttcaagaatACCTATAATAATCTTAATGTCTCCCTACTATCTTAATATTCCTAGTGtgcatagttttt from Parasteatoda tepidariorum isolate YZ-2023 chromosome 2, CAS_Ptep_4.0, whole genome shotgun sequence includes:
- the LOC107448991 gene encoding uncharacterized protein, with the protein product MNCEVCFEKFKGIKSLIEHESTDNHQENVKKHQNTVTGFSTESIPAVTVASESVAVTAEGFIMSDAESAPAVTETDPVSSGSVPIVTETIPDSAQSVQIATETSPNVAFADSNVGSSKINNLFSCVACSRGFSNLSNAIRHSESKLHATMVLATGIGFDEQADICEDYIESFPVLYYCIVCNFHSFSSKFYDLHFKTRCHRIIVQRINNFFQLEVENARDVCFNEQTPKNGSKLPFQHYCKFCNIQYKNDKGYQRHMNDKKHQKILLLMKKIGQGKKENVDASFSVKDAENLNNSQYYCELCNISVNSNQYEKHLMWKTHKRAEQYINTMSLGHAEDIDISEDLNDFKFNLAGCCLYYCELCEISCFGSKCYGSHLNGKKHCRKTKQKQIAADSKLVDNVKKSSSSPHRCEVCNIQHATSKRYKMHLKSKVHIRIEQILSGLSKIKDEFGPGLDAHDNPPVDPSLEAHDNPLVESSLEAHDSHLVGPSLEAHDNPLVGPSFEVHDNLLVGPSLEAHDIPLVGPSLEVHDNLLVGPSLEAHDNPLVGPSLEARDNPLVGPSLEVHDNLLVGPSLEARDNPLVEPSLEAHDNPLLESSLEARDNLLVGPRLEVRDNPLVGPRLEVHDNLLVGPSLEAHENPLVGPNLEVHVNPLVGPSLKAQNDADKSLKLSNYCKLCAVLCACSKTYNSHLKGKTHKAIKRIMSTLSIETGLNVSTILN